In one Lysobacter alkalisoli genomic region, the following are encoded:
- the tldD gene encoding metalloprotease TldD: MTHHLQLAESRLLLPAGLDTGGLERAFGTLLGPGVDFGDLYFQHSRRESWSVEDGIVKDGAHSIEQGVGVRAISGEKTGFAYSDEINGQALIEAASSARAIARDGRVIGAQALSRGGGRSLYAPEDPIDGYANEAKVEALRRVDKLLRAADPRVQQVMVDLSGVIDTVLVARSDGVLAADVRPLVRLNVQVIVEQDGRRESGYAGGGGRYGYAELLESGKPEQFAREALRQALVNLEAIDAPAGMMPVVLGPGWPGVLLHEAVGHGLEGDFNRKGTSTYAGRMGQRVASPGVTIVDDGTLEGRRGSLNIDDEGTPTNCTTLIEDGVLVGYMQDALNARLMGMAPTGNGRRESFAHLPMPRMTNTYMLAGKHDPEEMIRSVKKGLYAVSFGGGQVDITSGKYVFSATEAYLIEDGRITAPVKGATLIGNGPETMQKVKMVGHDLALDEGVGVCGKDGQSVPVGVGQPSLLIDGLTVGGTQA, encoded by the coding sequence ATGACCCATCACCTGCAACTCGCCGAATCCCGCCTCCTGCTGCCGGCCGGACTCGATACCGGCGGCCTTGAACGCGCCTTCGGCACCCTGCTCGGGCCGGGCGTGGATTTCGGCGACCTGTACTTCCAGCACAGCCGACGCGAGAGCTGGTCGGTCGAGGACGGCATCGTCAAGGACGGTGCGCATTCGATCGAGCAGGGCGTCGGCGTGCGTGCGATCAGCGGCGAGAAGACCGGTTTCGCCTACTCGGACGAGATCAATGGGCAAGCCTTGATCGAGGCGGCGTCCTCGGCGCGTGCGATCGCGCGCGATGGCCGCGTGATAGGCGCGCAGGCGCTGTCGCGCGGCGGCGGCCGCAGCCTCTATGCACCGGAGGATCCGATCGACGGCTACGCCAACGAGGCCAAGGTCGAGGCGCTGCGCCGGGTCGACAAACTGCTGCGCGCGGCCGATCCGCGCGTGCAGCAGGTGATGGTCGACCTGTCCGGTGTGATCGACACCGTGCTGGTCGCGCGCAGCGACGGCGTGCTCGCTGCTGACGTGCGCCCGCTGGTGCGGCTCAACGTGCAGGTCATCGTCGAGCAGGACGGCCGCCGCGAGAGTGGCTACGCCGGCGGCGGCGGACGCTACGGTTATGCCGAACTGCTCGAATCCGGCAAACCCGAGCAGTTCGCGCGTGAGGCGCTGCGGCAGGCGCTGGTGAATCTGGAAGCGATCGACGCCCCGGCGGGCATGATGCCGGTGGTGCTCGGCCCGGGCTGGCCTGGCGTGCTGCTGCACGAGGCAGTCGGCCACGGCCTGGAGGGCGACTTCAACCGCAAGGGCACCAGCACCTATGCTGGCCGCATGGGCCAGCGCGTGGCATCGCCGGGCGTGACCATCGTCGACGACGGCACGCTGGAGGGCCGCCGAGGGTCGCTCAACATCGATGACGAGGGAACGCCGACGAACTGCACCACGCTGATCGAGGACGGCGTGCTGGTCGGTTACATGCAGGACGCCCTCAATGCGCGCCTGATGGGCATGGCGCCGACCGGCAACGGCCGCCGCGAATCGTTCGCGCATTTGCCGATGCCGCGCATGACCAACACCTACATGCTCGCCGGCAAGCACGATCCGGAAGAGATGATCCGCTCGGTGAAGAAAGGCCTGTACGCGGTCAGTTTCGGTGGCGGCCAGGTCGACATCACCAGCGGCAAGTACGTGTTCTCGGCGACAGAGGCCTACTTGATCGAGGACGGCAGGATTACCGCGCCGGTCAAGGGTGCGACCCTGATCGGCAACGGCCCGGAGACGATGCAGAAGGTGAAGATGGTCGGCCACGACCTGGCGCTCGACGAGGGCGTCGGCGTCTGCGGCAAGGACGGCCAGAGCGTCCCCGTCGGCGTCGGTCAGCCTTCGTTGCTGATCGATGGACTGACGGTGGGTGGCACGCAGGCGTGA
- the yjgA gene encoding ribosome biogenesis factor YjgA translates to MRGIDEESGEYLGPSRSQKRREALDVLELGAKLAELSDAQLDRLPVPESLLPHIRETRRITSHIARKRQLAFLAKQMRREDEETLDALRDALDKDGEAARREVAAMHRVETWRERLLAEGDPALAQLLDEHPAADRQRLRQLVRNALEERKRNKPPRAFRELFRELKTLLTTGESESPNASADDLLADSE, encoded by the coding sequence ATGCGCGGCATAGACGAAGAATCCGGTGAGTACCTCGGCCCCAGTCGCAGCCAGAAACGCCGCGAGGCGCTGGACGTGTTGGAGCTGGGCGCAAAGCTGGCCGAACTGAGCGACGCCCAGCTCGACCGCCTGCCGGTGCCCGAGTCGCTGCTGCCGCATATCCGCGAGACCCGTCGCATCACCTCGCACATCGCCCGCAAGCGCCAGCTGGCCTTCCTGGCCAAGCAGATGCGGCGCGAGGACGAAGAGACGCTGGACGCACTTCGCGACGCGCTGGACAAGGATGGCGAAGCGGCGCGGCGCGAGGTCGCGGCGATGCACCGCGTCGAGACCTGGCGCGAACGCCTCCTTGCCGAAGGCGATCCCGCGCTGGCGCAACTGCTCGACGAGCATCCGGCTGCCGACCGTCAGCGTCTGCGTCAGCTGGTCCGCAACGCGCTGGAAGAGCGCAAGCGCAACAAGCCGCCGCGGGCGTTCCGGGAGTTGTTCCGGGAACTCAAGACGCTGTTGACTACGGGCGAAAGCGAATCGCCCAATGCTTCCGCCGACGACCTGCTCGCCGACAGCGAATAG
- the pmbA gene encoding metalloprotease PmbA — MSQITTSTDDSQARLDALSELSQRLLDRCRTSGASQAEVSCNEESGLTVGVRMGEVETVEASRDRSVAVTVYFGKRKGSASTADLREESLQATVEQACAIARHTEDDEAAGLADRELMASDIREFDGWHPWAVEHEPQRAIDLALAVEQAGRDFDARIDNSDGASLGTGTSLGVYANSHGFIGRERSSQHSLGCAFIAGKGDAMQRDGWYSIALAAEDLEDPAAIGKRAAERAVSRLAPRQLATGSYPVLFSAEMARSLVGHLLGAVSGGALYRRASFLLDSAGTQLFPDWFAIQERPFMPRGFRSASFDAEGVATRESALVEGGVLQRYILGSYSARRLGLRTTGNAGGVHNLEVAANAGGLDDVLRGMGRGLLVTELMGQGVNSITGDYSRGAAGFWIEDGEAAYPVDGITVAGNLRDMFHAIEAVGSDVDARSHVRTGSILVGAMTVAGEG, encoded by the coding sequence TTGAGCCAGATCACCACCTCTACCGACGATTCACAGGCCCGTCTCGACGCGCTCTCCGAGCTCTCGCAGCGCCTGCTCGACCGATGCCGCACCAGCGGTGCAAGCCAGGCCGAGGTTTCCTGCAACGAGGAAAGCGGGCTTACCGTCGGGGTGCGGATGGGCGAGGTGGAGACAGTCGAGGCTTCGCGTGACCGGAGCGTCGCGGTCACCGTCTATTTCGGCAAGCGCAAGGGCAGCGCCAGCACCGCCGACCTGCGCGAGGAGAGCTTGCAGGCGACCGTCGAGCAGGCCTGCGCGATCGCCCGTCATACCGAAGACGACGAGGCGGCCGGGCTTGCCGATCGGGAGCTGATGGCCAGCGACATTCGCGAGTTCGATGGCTGGCACCCGTGGGCGGTCGAGCACGAGCCGCAGCGCGCGATCGACCTGGCGCTGGCGGTCGAGCAGGCCGGCCGCGATTTCGATGCGCGGATCGACAACTCCGATGGCGCCTCGCTCGGTACCGGCACCAGCCTCGGCGTGTACGCCAATTCGCATGGCTTCATCGGCCGCGAGCGCAGCAGCCAGCACAGCCTCGGCTGCGCCTTCATCGCCGGCAAAGGCGATGCGATGCAGCGCGACGGCTGGTACAGCATCGCCCTGGCTGCCGAGGATCTGGAAGATCCCGCGGCGATCGGCAAGCGCGCGGCCGAGCGCGCGGTGTCGAGGCTGGCGCCGCGCCAGCTGGCGACCGGCAGCTATCCGGTGCTGTTTTCGGCCGAGATGGCGCGTTCACTGGTCGGCCACCTGCTCGGCGCGGTGTCCGGCGGCGCGCTTTACCGTCGCGCCAGCTTCCTGCTCGACAGCGCCGGCACGCAACTGTTCCCGGACTGGTTCGCGATCCAGGAACGCCCGTTCATGCCGCGCGGTTTCCGCTCGGCCAGCTTCGATGCCGAGGGTGTGGCCACGCGCGAGTCGGCGCTGGTCGAGGGGGGAGTGCTGCAACGCTACATTCTCGGCAGCTACTCCGCGCGCCGGCTCGGCCTGCGGACCACCGGCAATGCCGGTGGCGTGCACAATCTCGAAGTGGCCGCCAACGCCGGTGGTCTCGACGACGTGCTTCGCGGCATGGGCCGGGGGCTGCTGGTGACCGAGCTGATGGGGCAGGGCGTGAACAGCATCACCGGCGATTATTCACGGGGCGCGGCCGGGTTCTGGATCGAGGACGGCGAGGCTGCGTATCCGGTCGATGGCATCACCGTCGCCGGCAACCTCCGGGACATGTTTCATGCGAT